A region of Anguilla rostrata isolate EN2019 chromosome 10, ASM1855537v3, whole genome shotgun sequence DNA encodes the following proteins:
- the eef2l2 gene encoding elongation factor 2 isoform X1 translates to MVNFTVDQIRAIMDKKSNIRNMSVIAHVDHGKSTLTDSLVCKAGIIASSRAGETRFTDTRKDEQERCITIKSTAISLYYELKDNDLAFIKQCKDGSGFLINLIDSPGHVDFSSEVTAALRVTDGALVVVDCVSGVCVQTETVLRQAIAERIKPVLMMNKMDRALLELQLKPDELFQTFQRIVENVNVIISTYGEGEHGPMGNIMVDPVVGTVGFGSGLHGWAFTLKQFAEMYVAKFTAKGEKKADLPPEERARKVEDMMKKLWGDKYFDPAAGKFSKTATNAEGAKLPRTFCQLVLDPIFKVFDAIMNFKKEETQKLIEKLDVKLDADDKEKEGKPLLKAVMRRWLPAGEALLQMITIHLPSPVTAQKYRCELLYEGPGDDEAAMGVKNCDPKAPLMMYISKMVPTTDKGRFYAFGRVFSGIVATGQKVRIMGPNYTPGKKEDLYLKPIQRTILMMGRYVEPIEDVPCGNIVGLVGVDQFLVKTGTITTYEQAHNMRVMKFSVSPVVRVAVEAKNPADLPKLVEGLKRLAKSDPMVQCIIEESGEHIVAGAGELHLEICLKDLEEDHACIPLKKSDPVVSYRETVSDESDQVCLSKSPNKHNRLYLKARPFPDGLAEDVDKGDVSARQELKQRARYLAEKYEWEVAEARKIWCFGPDGLGPNMLVDITKGVQYLNEIKDSVVAGFQWATKEGALCEENMRAVRFDIHDVTLHADAIHRGGGQIIPTARRVLYASVLTAQPRLMEPIYLVEIQCPEHVVGGIYGVLNRKRGHVYEESQVAGTPIFVVKAYLPVNESFGFTADLRSNTGGQAFPQCVFDHWQILPGDPYDDNSRPSQVVAETRKRKGLKEGIPPLDNYLDKL, encoded by the exons ATG GTGAACTTTACAGTTGACCAGATCCGGGCGATCATGGACAAGAAGTCCAATATTCGGAATATGTCTGTGATTGCCCATGTAGATCATGGAAAGTCTACTTTGACAGACTCTTTGGTGTGCAAGGCAGGCATTATTGCCTCTTCGCGTGCTGGAGAGACCAGATTCACTGACACAAGGAAAGACGAGCAAGAAAGATGCATCACCATAAAGTCAAC AGCTATTTCTCTGTACTATGAGCTCAAAGACAATGACTTGGCCTTCATCAAACAATGCAAGGATGGCTCTGGTTTCCTCATAAACCTGATTGACTCTCCTGGTCACGTCGATTTCTCCTCCGAAGTGACTGCTGCACTGCGGGTCACAGATGGTGCACTTGTAGTAGTAGACTGTGTATCAG gtgtgtgtgtgcagacggAGACCGTGTTGAGGCAAGCCATCGCCGAGAGGATCAAGCCGGTCCTGATGATGAACAAGATGGACCGGGCACTGCTGGAGCTTCAGCTGAAGCCCGACGAGCTATTCCAGACCTTCCAGCGGATCGTGGAGAACGTCAACGTCATCATCTCTACCTACGGAGAAGGGGAGCACGGACCAATGGGCAACATCATG GTGGACCCAGTGGTCGGCACCGTCGGATTCGGGTCGGGCCTCCACGGCTGGGCCTTCACCCTGAAGCAGTTTGCCGAGATGTACGTTGCGAAATTCACCGCCAAGGGTGAGAAGAAGGCGGATCTGCCCCCAGAAGAGCGTGCCAGGAAAGTGGAGGACATGATGAAGAAGCTATGGGGAGACAA GTACTTTGATCCTGCAGCTGGAAAATTCAGCAAGACGGCAACTAATGCAGAGGGCGCTAAGCTCCCAAGAACATTCTGCCAACTTGTTTTGGATCCCATCTTTAAG GTATTTGATGCCATCATGAACTTCAAGAAGGAGGAGACTCAGAAGCTGATTGAGAAGCTGGACGTTAAGCTGGATGCAGATGAcaaagagaaggaggggaagCCACTGTTGAAG GCTGTGATGCGCCGCTGGCTGCCCGCGGGCGAAGCCCTGCTCCAGATGATCACCATCCACCTGCCCTCCCCCGTCACGGCGCAGAAGTACCGCTGCGAGCTGCTGTACGAGGGACCGGGAGATGATGAGGCCGCTATGG GCGTTAAGAACTGCGACCCCAAGGCTCCCCTCATGATGTACATCTCCAAGATGGTTCCCACCACCGACAAGGGCCGCTTCTACGCGTTCGGCCGCGTCTTCTCCGGCATAGTCGCCACCGGGCAGAAGGTGCGCATCATGGGCCCCAACTACACTCCTGGGAAGAAGGAGGACCTGTACCTGAAGCCTATCCAGAG GACCATTCTGATGATGGGCCGCTACGTGGAGCCCATTGAGGACGTGCCCTGTGGGAACATCGTGGGGCTGGTGGGCGTGGACCAGTTCCTGGTGAAGACGGGCACTATCACCACCTACGAGCAGGCCCACAACATGCGCGTGATGAAGTTCAGCGTCAGCCCCGTGGTTCGCGTTGCCGTGGAGGCCAAGAACCCCGCCGACCTGCCCAAGCTGGTGGAGGGCCTCAAACGCCTGGCCAAGTCGGACCCTATGGTCCAG TGTATCATTGAAGAGTCAGGGGAGCACATTGTGGCTGGTGCCGGAGAGCTTCATTTGGAAATCTGTCTTAAAGACCTGGAGGAGGACCATGCTTGCATTCCCCTTAAG AAATCCGACCCGGTGGTGTCTTACCGCGAAACGGTCAGCGACGAGTCGGACCAGGTGTGCTTGTCCAAGTCTCCCAACAAGCACAACCGGCTGTACCTGAAGGCGCGGCCCTTCCCAGATGGGCTGGCGGAGGACGTGGACAAGGGCGACGTGAGCGCCAGGCAAGAGCTCAAGCAGCGCGCCCGCTACCTGGCCGAGAAGTACGAGTGGGAGGTCGCCGAGGCCCGCAAGATCTGGTGCTTCGGGCCCGACGGGTTGGGACCCAACATGCTGGTGGACATCACCAAGGGAGTGCAGTACCTGAACGAGATCAAGGACAGCGTGGTGGCCGGGTTCCAGTGGGCGACCAAAGAG GGCGCCCTGTGCGAAGAGAACATGCGGGCGGTGCGCTTCGACATCCACGACGTCACCCTCCACGCCGACGCCATCCACCGGGGCGGGGGCCAGATCATCCCCACGGCCCGCCGGGTGCTGTACGCCTCGGTGCTCACTGCCCAGCCCCGGCTCATGGAGCCCATCTACCTGGTGGAGATCCAG TGCCCAGAACATGTCGTCGGAGGCATCTACGGTGTCCTGAACAGGAAAAGAGGCCACGTTTATGAAGAGTCCCAGGTTGCAGGAACACCCATATTTGTGGTGAAGGCATACCTGCCCGTCAACGAATCATTTG GTTTCACGGCGGACCTGCGGTCCAACACGGGCGGTCAGGCCTTCCCTCAGTGCGTGTTCGACCACTGGCAGATCCTGCCGGGCGACCCCTACGACGACAACAGCCGGCCCAGCCAGGTGGTGGCCGAGACCCGCAAGCGCAAGGGCCTGAAGGAGGGGATCCCGCCCCTCGACAACTACCTGGACAAGCTGTGA
- the eef2l2 gene encoding elongation factor 2 isoform X2: protein MMNKMDRALLELQLKPDELFQTFQRIVENVNVIISTYGEGEHGPMGNIMVDPVVGTVGFGSGLHGWAFTLKQFAEMYVAKFTAKGEKKADLPPEERARKVEDMMKKLWGDKYFDPAAGKFSKTATNAEGAKLPRTFCQLVLDPIFKVFDAIMNFKKEETQKLIEKLDVKLDADDKEKEGKPLLKAVMRRWLPAGEALLQMITIHLPSPVTAQKYRCELLYEGPGDDEAAMGVKNCDPKAPLMMYISKMVPTTDKGRFYAFGRVFSGIVATGQKVRIMGPNYTPGKKEDLYLKPIQRTILMMGRYVEPIEDVPCGNIVGLVGVDQFLVKTGTITTYEQAHNMRVMKFSVSPVVRVAVEAKNPADLPKLVEGLKRLAKSDPMVQCIIEESGEHIVAGAGELHLEICLKDLEEDHACIPLKKSDPVVSYRETVSDESDQVCLSKSPNKHNRLYLKARPFPDGLAEDVDKGDVSARQELKQRARYLAEKYEWEVAEARKIWCFGPDGLGPNMLVDITKGVQYLNEIKDSVVAGFQWATKEGALCEENMRAVRFDIHDVTLHADAIHRGGGQIIPTARRVLYASVLTAQPRLMEPIYLVEIQCPEHVVGGIYGVLNRKRGHVYEESQVAGTPIFVVKAYLPVNESFGFTADLRSNTGGQAFPQCVFDHWQILPGDPYDDNSRPSQVVAETRKRKGLKEGIPPLDNYLDKL, encoded by the exons ATGATGAACAAGATGGACCGGGCACTGCTGGAGCTTCAGCTGAAGCCCGACGAGCTATTCCAGACCTTCCAGCGGATCGTGGAGAACGTCAACGTCATCATCTCTACCTACGGAGAAGGGGAGCACGGACCAATGGGCAACATCATG GTGGACCCAGTGGTCGGCACCGTCGGATTCGGGTCGGGCCTCCACGGCTGGGCCTTCACCCTGAAGCAGTTTGCCGAGATGTACGTTGCGAAATTCACCGCCAAGGGTGAGAAGAAGGCGGATCTGCCCCCAGAAGAGCGTGCCAGGAAAGTGGAGGACATGATGAAGAAGCTATGGGGAGACAA GTACTTTGATCCTGCAGCTGGAAAATTCAGCAAGACGGCAACTAATGCAGAGGGCGCTAAGCTCCCAAGAACATTCTGCCAACTTGTTTTGGATCCCATCTTTAAG GTATTTGATGCCATCATGAACTTCAAGAAGGAGGAGACTCAGAAGCTGATTGAGAAGCTGGACGTTAAGCTGGATGCAGATGAcaaagagaaggaggggaagCCACTGTTGAAG GCTGTGATGCGCCGCTGGCTGCCCGCGGGCGAAGCCCTGCTCCAGATGATCACCATCCACCTGCCCTCCCCCGTCACGGCGCAGAAGTACCGCTGCGAGCTGCTGTACGAGGGACCGGGAGATGATGAGGCCGCTATGG GCGTTAAGAACTGCGACCCCAAGGCTCCCCTCATGATGTACATCTCCAAGATGGTTCCCACCACCGACAAGGGCCGCTTCTACGCGTTCGGCCGCGTCTTCTCCGGCATAGTCGCCACCGGGCAGAAGGTGCGCATCATGGGCCCCAACTACACTCCTGGGAAGAAGGAGGACCTGTACCTGAAGCCTATCCAGAG GACCATTCTGATGATGGGCCGCTACGTGGAGCCCATTGAGGACGTGCCCTGTGGGAACATCGTGGGGCTGGTGGGCGTGGACCAGTTCCTGGTGAAGACGGGCACTATCACCACCTACGAGCAGGCCCACAACATGCGCGTGATGAAGTTCAGCGTCAGCCCCGTGGTTCGCGTTGCCGTGGAGGCCAAGAACCCCGCCGACCTGCCCAAGCTGGTGGAGGGCCTCAAACGCCTGGCCAAGTCGGACCCTATGGTCCAG TGTATCATTGAAGAGTCAGGGGAGCACATTGTGGCTGGTGCCGGAGAGCTTCATTTGGAAATCTGTCTTAAAGACCTGGAGGAGGACCATGCTTGCATTCCCCTTAAG AAATCCGACCCGGTGGTGTCTTACCGCGAAACGGTCAGCGACGAGTCGGACCAGGTGTGCTTGTCCAAGTCTCCCAACAAGCACAACCGGCTGTACCTGAAGGCGCGGCCCTTCCCAGATGGGCTGGCGGAGGACGTGGACAAGGGCGACGTGAGCGCCAGGCAAGAGCTCAAGCAGCGCGCCCGCTACCTGGCCGAGAAGTACGAGTGGGAGGTCGCCGAGGCCCGCAAGATCTGGTGCTTCGGGCCCGACGGGTTGGGACCCAACATGCTGGTGGACATCACCAAGGGAGTGCAGTACCTGAACGAGATCAAGGACAGCGTGGTGGCCGGGTTCCAGTGGGCGACCAAAGAG GGCGCCCTGTGCGAAGAGAACATGCGGGCGGTGCGCTTCGACATCCACGACGTCACCCTCCACGCCGACGCCATCCACCGGGGCGGGGGCCAGATCATCCCCACGGCCCGCCGGGTGCTGTACGCCTCGGTGCTCACTGCCCAGCCCCGGCTCATGGAGCCCATCTACCTGGTGGAGATCCAG TGCCCAGAACATGTCGTCGGAGGCATCTACGGTGTCCTGAACAGGAAAAGAGGCCACGTTTATGAAGAGTCCCAGGTTGCAGGAACACCCATATTTGTGGTGAAGGCATACCTGCCCGTCAACGAATCATTTG GTTTCACGGCGGACCTGCGGTCCAACACGGGCGGTCAGGCCTTCCCTCAGTGCGTGTTCGACCACTGGCAGATCCTGCCGGGCGACCCCTACGACGACAACAGCCGGCCCAGCCAGGTGGTGGCCGAGACCCGCAAGCGCAAGGGCCTGAAGGAGGGGATCCCGCCCCTCGACAACTACCTGGACAAGCTGTGA
- the fancg gene encoding Fanconi anemia group G protein isoform X1, with protein MDRGIRSSNCLDIWTEENNDIIKKWKVYCLLRNERGQETQHDARKRYYSEIHKLLQKIQGVPCVPASVRLELTIRYNTLLFALSLSEFTETRVLLTQGLVRALEAKGCQPPGSEPILLWQTALQSFAGTDLLSCLHQLLCVQWALWLCTDQLEELQILLSGPQKEIAAAPGDLLAVIGDLRFSIEGNPSLLVAMAPGELKELVHICTVTTKGIGEMEEGKDSEALLAFQEALSQPASRTLLAQLHTLAGICLAKLAQPQSAMQCFRKALEVDFGCRSALYQSSLLYGRLGNVQAEMEALHLLHAAVTLSGCGDSARDQAPLLSAESLLRSPTLACFLATPSPPGIQHALAHRCLQSHRIPEAVEHFLDLLTSLQADGKLLVNTSGSPSLPRVPEIYLEAAFTMLKAKRYWDCVAICEEVISKTVDLVPERLALELPIEGHQEPESMMQPAPLTGRKTENVEERLNFVLWAGAAYLLQGLTYGHIKDNAEALTNFTRSINVLLKVLVKNKDGQFMDPGDGQAAGIKLQTLQRLKGLALAGRGVCFIHAGKQKEALQDFQLSLQASPGSEHADLWLVEALWQLERKEEALSHWRSRSRSSAQRPAPLENTPGGLPLYLQYNLQDGISFEPEGLKKKMEDLIHSRGVPTCKDI; from the exons ATGGATCGGGGAATTCGCAGCAGTAATTGCTTGGACATTTGGACTGAGGAGAACAACGATATTATCAAGAAGTGGAAGGTATACTGTTTACTA CGTAATGAAAGAGGCCAGGAAACACAACACGACGCACGTAAACGTTACTACTCAGAAATCCACAAGTTACTTCAGAAAATACAAG GTGTCCCATGTGTCCCTGCTAGCGTCCGACTTGAGCTGACTATCCGTTACAACACATTACTCTTCGCACTCAGCCTGTCGGAGTTCACCGAAACGCGAGTGCTTCTTACGCAGGGCCTTGTTAGAG CACTTGAAGCCAAAGGCTGTCAGCCCCCCGGCTCTGAACCGATACTTCTGTGGCAAACCGCACTGCAAAGCTTTGCTGGCACAGACCTCCTGTCCTGTCTTCACCAGCtcctctgtgtgcagtgggcCCTGTGGCTCTGTACTGACCAGCTAGAGGAACTTCAAATACTTCTGTCTGgccctcag AAAGAGATAGCTGCAGCACCAGGAGATCTGCTTGCAGTAATTGGAGACCTCAGGTTTTCCATTGAAGGGAATCCCTCCCTCTTGGTTGCCATGGCACCTGGGGAGTTAAAGGAGCTTGTACACATATGCACGGTCACAACAAAGG GTattggagagatggaggaggggaaggaCTCTGAGGCCCTTCTGGCTTTTCAGGAAGCCCTCTCCCAGCCTGCTTCCAGGACACTTCTGGCACAGCTCCACACATTGGCTGGCATCTGTTTAGCTAAGCTG GCCCAGCCCCAGAGTGCCATGCAGTGCTTCAGGAAGGCCCTGGAGGTGGACTTCGGCTGTCGGAGCGCGCTGTATCAGAGCTCGCTGCTGTACGGGCGGCTGGGGAACGTCCAGGCCGAAATGGAGGCCCTCCATCTGCTCCATGCG GCCGTGACCCTGTCTGGCTGTGGAGACTCTGCCAGGGACCAGGCGCCACTGCTGTCCGCCGAATCACTGCTCCGCAGCCCCACCCTCGCCTGCTTCCTCgccactccctccccacctgGCATCCAGCACGCCCTGGCGCACAGGTGCCTGCAGAGCCACAG AATACCAGAAGCTGTAGAGCACTTCCTTGACTTGCTTACGTCCTTACAAGCAGACGGAAAGCTGTTG GTAAATACGAGTGGCAGTCCAAGTCTTCCCAGAGTTCCTGAGATCTACCTTGAGGCAGCGTTCACCATGTTGAAGGCCAAGAGATACTGGGACTGTGTTGCAATCTGTGAAGAAGTAATCAGTAAGACGGTAGACCTTGTTCCTGAGAGGCTAGCGCTGGAACTGCCCATTGAAGGACACCAGGAGCCTGAATCTATGATGCAGCCAGCTCCTCTCACTGGGAGGAAGACTGAGAACGTGGAGGAGAGGCTGAACTTTGTGCTGTGGGCTGGAGCGGCCTACCTCCTTCAGGGCCTGACCTATGGCCACATTAAGGACAATGCAGAGGCTTTAACAAATTTCACCAG atcAATAAATGTGCTCCTAAAGGTGCTTGTTAAAAATAAAG ATGGCCAGTTCATGGATCCAGGAGACGGGCAGGCAGCTGGCATTAAGCTGCAGACCCTGCAGAGGCTGAAGGGCCTGGCACTGGCTGGCAGAGGGGTCTGCTTCATACACGCTGGAAAGCAGAAGGAGGCCCTTCAGGACTTCCAGCTGAGTCTACAAGCTTCTCCAG GGAGCGAGCATGCAGATCTGTGGTTGGTGGAGGCTCTGTGGCAGCTGGAGCGGAAGGAAGAAGCACTGTCCCACTGGAGAAGCAGGAGTCGAAGCTCCGCCCAGAGACCCGCGCCACTGGAGAACACACCAGG AGGTCTGCCACTGTATCTACAGTACAACCTTCAAGATGGGATATCTTTTGAGCCTGAGGGCCTGAAGAAGAAGATGGAAGACCTTATTCACAGTAGAGGAGTTCCAACATGCAAAGATATTTGA
- the fancg gene encoding Fanconi anemia group G protein isoform X2 has product MDRGIRSSNCLDIWTEENNDIIKKWKRNERGQETQHDARKRYYSEIHKLLQKIQGVPCVPASVRLELTIRYNTLLFALSLSEFTETRVLLTQGLVRALEAKGCQPPGSEPILLWQTALQSFAGTDLLSCLHQLLCVQWALWLCTDQLEELQILLSGPQKEIAAAPGDLLAVIGDLRFSIEGNPSLLVAMAPGELKELVHICTVTTKGIGEMEEGKDSEALLAFQEALSQPASRTLLAQLHTLAGICLAKLAQPQSAMQCFRKALEVDFGCRSALYQSSLLYGRLGNVQAEMEALHLLHAAVTLSGCGDSARDQAPLLSAESLLRSPTLACFLATPSPPGIQHALAHRCLQSHRIPEAVEHFLDLLTSLQADGKLLVNTSGSPSLPRVPEIYLEAAFTMLKAKRYWDCVAICEEVISKTVDLVPERLALELPIEGHQEPESMMQPAPLTGRKTENVEERLNFVLWAGAAYLLQGLTYGHIKDNAEALTNFTRSINVLLKVLVKNKDGQFMDPGDGQAAGIKLQTLQRLKGLALAGRGVCFIHAGKQKEALQDFQLSLQASPGSEHADLWLVEALWQLERKEEALSHWRSRSRSSAQRPAPLENTPGGLPLYLQYNLQDGISFEPEGLKKKMEDLIHSRGVPTCKDI; this is encoded by the exons ATGGATCGGGGAATTCGCAGCAGTAATTGCTTGGACATTTGGACTGAGGAGAACAACGATATTATCAAGAAGTGGAAG CGTAATGAAAGAGGCCAGGAAACACAACACGACGCACGTAAACGTTACTACTCAGAAATCCACAAGTTACTTCAGAAAATACAAG GTGTCCCATGTGTCCCTGCTAGCGTCCGACTTGAGCTGACTATCCGTTACAACACATTACTCTTCGCACTCAGCCTGTCGGAGTTCACCGAAACGCGAGTGCTTCTTACGCAGGGCCTTGTTAGAG CACTTGAAGCCAAAGGCTGTCAGCCCCCCGGCTCTGAACCGATACTTCTGTGGCAAACCGCACTGCAAAGCTTTGCTGGCACAGACCTCCTGTCCTGTCTTCACCAGCtcctctgtgtgcagtgggcCCTGTGGCTCTGTACTGACCAGCTAGAGGAACTTCAAATACTTCTGTCTGgccctcag AAAGAGATAGCTGCAGCACCAGGAGATCTGCTTGCAGTAATTGGAGACCTCAGGTTTTCCATTGAAGGGAATCCCTCCCTCTTGGTTGCCATGGCACCTGGGGAGTTAAAGGAGCTTGTACACATATGCACGGTCACAACAAAGG GTattggagagatggaggaggggaaggaCTCTGAGGCCCTTCTGGCTTTTCAGGAAGCCCTCTCCCAGCCTGCTTCCAGGACACTTCTGGCACAGCTCCACACATTGGCTGGCATCTGTTTAGCTAAGCTG GCCCAGCCCCAGAGTGCCATGCAGTGCTTCAGGAAGGCCCTGGAGGTGGACTTCGGCTGTCGGAGCGCGCTGTATCAGAGCTCGCTGCTGTACGGGCGGCTGGGGAACGTCCAGGCCGAAATGGAGGCCCTCCATCTGCTCCATGCG GCCGTGACCCTGTCTGGCTGTGGAGACTCTGCCAGGGACCAGGCGCCACTGCTGTCCGCCGAATCACTGCTCCGCAGCCCCACCCTCGCCTGCTTCCTCgccactccctccccacctgGCATCCAGCACGCCCTGGCGCACAGGTGCCTGCAGAGCCACAG AATACCAGAAGCTGTAGAGCACTTCCTTGACTTGCTTACGTCCTTACAAGCAGACGGAAAGCTGTTG GTAAATACGAGTGGCAGTCCAAGTCTTCCCAGAGTTCCTGAGATCTACCTTGAGGCAGCGTTCACCATGTTGAAGGCCAAGAGATACTGGGACTGTGTTGCAATCTGTGAAGAAGTAATCAGTAAGACGGTAGACCTTGTTCCTGAGAGGCTAGCGCTGGAACTGCCCATTGAAGGACACCAGGAGCCTGAATCTATGATGCAGCCAGCTCCTCTCACTGGGAGGAAGACTGAGAACGTGGAGGAGAGGCTGAACTTTGTGCTGTGGGCTGGAGCGGCCTACCTCCTTCAGGGCCTGACCTATGGCCACATTAAGGACAATGCAGAGGCTTTAACAAATTTCACCAG atcAATAAATGTGCTCCTAAAGGTGCTTGTTAAAAATAAAG ATGGCCAGTTCATGGATCCAGGAGACGGGCAGGCAGCTGGCATTAAGCTGCAGACCCTGCAGAGGCTGAAGGGCCTGGCACTGGCTGGCAGAGGGGTCTGCTTCATACACGCTGGAAAGCAGAAGGAGGCCCTTCAGGACTTCCAGCTGAGTCTACAAGCTTCTCCAG GGAGCGAGCATGCAGATCTGTGGTTGGTGGAGGCTCTGTGGCAGCTGGAGCGGAAGGAAGAAGCACTGTCCCACTGGAGAAGCAGGAGTCGAAGCTCCGCCCAGAGACCCGCGCCACTGGAGAACACACCAGG AGGTCTGCCACTGTATCTACAGTACAACCTTCAAGATGGGATATCTTTTGAGCCTGAGGGCCTGAAGAAGAAGATGGAAGACCTTATTCACAGTAGAGGAGTTCCAACATGCAAAGATATTTGA